Below is a window of Cataglyphis hispanica isolate Lineage 1 chromosome 2, ULB_Chis1_1.0, whole genome shotgun sequence DNA.
acattattaatgGTTGATGCAATTTGCAGCAAGGATATATTTGCAAGATCAAAACACTCGCTTCCAGAACTGCCATATGATTATAAGGCTCTAGAGCCTATCATATGTGCAGAAATCATGCAGCTTCATCATACTAAACATCACGCAACATATgtcaataatttgaatattgccGAAGAGAAACTGAAGGAggcaattgcaaaaaatgatgTCAATGCACAAATTGCTCTGGCCCCAGCTATCAAGTTCAATGGTGGTGGTCACACAAATCACTCGATTTTTTGGTGCAACCTTTCGCCCCATAGTGGCAATCCAGATggtaatgatgaaaaaaaatgagcagaataaactattaattattcaattaatcttCATATGtatgaagataaaattatatgcagaaAAGAAATCTGCATATCTGAATGAACTGAATTTGTTtcatgtgaaaattaaaagtaatttttatgatgTTTATCTTTGTAGATAAACATTTCACAGATAAACAGATaaagatttctctctttttaacatttacatcGGATTGagattatagtaaaatttagttaattacATTTCTAATGAtggtattatttaaatgatgataatatttgttattcttaattaattacattttataatgtactttgtataatcattataagatatttaaaaattatagaaaaaaaatctgtacgtgtatatatatattagaattgtttaaaattgattttttaaaattgtataatatattaatatgtcgaAAAGTGTAATTAACTTGCAGAGATACTCTATATCTATTGTCTTCTAGCCATCCTGGTGCAACAAATCGAACGAGACTTTGGCAGTTTCGAGGAAATGAAAAAACACTTGTGTGAAGCGACTGTGACTATCCAAGGTTCTGGCTGGGGTTGGCTTGGATATGATCCAAAAATGAAGTCGCTCAGAATAACGACCTGTGCGAATCAGGACCCACTGCAGGCCACAACTGGCCTTATTCCTCTCTTTGGCATCGACGTGTGGGAACATGCCTATTACTTGCAGTACAAGAATGCACGTCCCGATTATGTGAAAGCGATCTTTGACATTGTCAACTGGAAGGATGTGAATGCGCGTTTCAAAACTGCTGCCGGTTGCTAAGAGTCAATAGAAACTTTTAGTTCACttgaatttgttataaatatggtGTCGTTTAGAATGATACCTTTTTTAGAGTTGGTATATCATCACGAATTTTCGTCACGCCTGTGATTTTCTGtatgcttttctttttttcagactTGTATTTaagattgtataatttaaacaataataagtaaaaaaaatgtaaagagaaCGAGcaacatttatttcatattttattcttagatAGAATAAGACTAAATGTAGCCAGCTTTTATTTTGGGGATATCTCATAAATGCAtagtcgttttttttttcgtttgttCAGTTTTTTCCATGTAGAATgtacatttgtaaaataaaacaatgttggtttcttttaaatcatgaagatatatttaccgcattgaatattattaaaatgattatgaaaaaaaatattcaagatttatCCTATTTCTAATTAGCAGAATACTTGAAAAGCATACATGAAATATGTTCACAGATATATTtccaatgaaattttttttatcgattcatCAGTTAATTgtggagtttttttttaaatttgtgtaaattacATAGTATTTCTccttaaaaacttttatttttcattaattgaatgttaaaaaaacaagtttttatgcaaaaatacttCCCTATAATTTATCAgtacaaatttacattattttaatagcagaaattaaaaattttcaattaagtaGACTAccaattctataattaaattaatttaatttgtgcaTATGCTCCCAAATTTCTTgtgatatttgtattaaaaatataatacaaatttagagagaaatgaaaaaattttaatttttgacattttaaaaatacccACAGATATAGAGCATAGAATACAAGACatcatgtaataattaaaatttccgaCTGTCTCAACAGAAAAAACAAGGTTATGTTTAAGAGTCAGCGGTAAACTCGTATGAATCATCCAAGTGTCACTCAAGatccgcgtgcgcgcgcgtgatCTTTATCCTCTCGTTGGACAACGAATTCGAGGAGGAGAGCGCAAGTGCGAGAACCGCGCGAGGTTGTGGCAAATTGAAAAGGAACGGGGCGACAGCGTCGCGAAGCGAAGAGTAGACTAAAGTAGACGCAGAGGAAAAAGGGCAGCGTTCTAAGTTGTACGACTGTGTATGTGATAATCGATCGTTCGCCACGACCGGGACAAGTCGGTCCACCGTgtggcgtcgcgacgctcgGCGTGCACGACGCGCTCGCTGCCGCGAGGAACGTCGCCAGGAACCAGTATGGCCGTAGGAGCCCAGCTGTTTTCACGTCACTGCCTACGTATCTGGTGAGTATCTCGCTCGCGTTTCGCGCCATGAATTTACGTTCGCGCTTCTCGCCTCTCGCGCCGTTTGTATGCTGTTCGTAATCGCTACTCTCGTCGTCATTACGAGAGTAAGATTTCGCGAGCGCAATATTGTGTGTGCTGCTTTCTGTGAGAACGCGacgtgataattatttatttaaattgccacCGTTTTATCGACGACGAGAGCGAGCGAGGGCATCGAGTGTTTGAAAGCGCCGAAACGATCGAATCGCCTTTATTTGTCACATTTTGCAAACAGCAAACAGCAAAAATGAACCATTTCACCTGCAATTTTGCGAGATATGTCGGAAACGGATCGTGTCGTTCTTCATATTTCAAGGTAAAGGACTATATCTTCGATCTTTTATCTGATTTCAAACtgactatatattaaaactctcgatagttgaaaaaaaatcatcatattatatatacatatataaaaaaattacacataagaatttgtaagaaaaatatcacacTCAAACACtttgtaattgaaattattgaaagtCCAAAAGGAAATCTGCTAGGTTTAATATCTAGATTTcctgcattatatttatttatgaaaacgaTTTCTGCTCATAGTTTCGCGATTAATAAAGATGTTTGATTGAATTTCTTGTATACTTATACTCTGAGCAATTTACGTTGCACATCAAAGATTATTGAGGTATTAGAAAAAATGCATATGAATTTTcacagtaaataatatattgttacatattGCGAATAGGAACAGATATTCCCTTGCGCTTCttgtactttatttttagttattattcGCAATGTCGTCGGTATACTTTGCATATTCTACGGTAGACGTGGAATCAATAGTCGAAATAGAACGGAGAGGGGacagaaaaaattagaaaaccaAAAATGATATCGTGTTATTTTCATCAAACAGtgcaagaagaaaattaaacggcatttataaaaaagcgaagaaacgatatttattatttcgccATTGTGTACTATATTAGTCCGTTTTATTCATACTTGCGTGTTATCTGGGTTGCTGGTTACTTTGTGTAGCTATCggtctatatttttttgtttatttattattaaatgtgcgTATAATATGTTgactctttatattaaaaaggaataatatatatatatatatatatatatatatatatatatatatatatatatagaatattgagAATCTGTCTTGttgaaaattgataacatggaaaaaataaacgcCATCTTTTCgcgtatttttcattaaattctcTAAGAATAAtacagtttaattaatatttggtacataaaaacattatatatattttatttttgaaattaaaatttgatttgaaaaataatgtgtagatgtaattcattattaattttgaaagataatcgattaatcgaaaatttgattgacatgttcaattaatgaaaaacaCAATGCAATATAGAGACAGacaattctatattaaataatatgcagTTGGTCGAAGATTAAACTttctatacatttaaattggtaattcgtatattaattatgatttttacccatataatttgataaatattaaaattgattatatgattattttaattttacgactgtgctttacaatattttattatatttattatttattcaagccTTTGATTTTCATTCaggaaacaattatttttttatttaaatttatacatgaaaGACcaacttcatttttttttcttttttttttttgttaaaaaagatttgactTTAAATTTGTTCCATTACATCAATCTTTGATCAATCTATCCCATCAATCTCGTTACGTTTTGACCCTTATGTTCCCGTCACAAATCGTTATAGATAGTGAGTGCCACCAGATTGACTGAAACGAAATGGCATGAGGATAACGATTTGAGCAGGGGCGAGAGTACAAAGAGAATTGAAGGGTTCGAAGGTTACGACAGACCATAGGCAACATTTCGTGATATAAACGAAGTGCAGAGGCTAAGGTAGGTCAGTGATAATCGATGTTTCGGGAAACGTGATTAccgtgattaataatttattaacatcttgatattttggatgacatttatataatttctaattttatgtaataatggGATTATTCGTCGAttcaattttcgattaaaGCTCCTTTCAATCTCATAAACGAAAATTCAATTGTCttaatcaatttcaattttcttctttaatgaAACCTACGGTAAGAAAAAGTTAATgcctatatatttaatcctgataatattaaaattataaataatagataaataaattttagataattgtttcatatcagcaaataacatatatcgatatattgaaattagaataaatgatattattttatggcttggaaatgaaaaaacagtgaatagtatataaaatattttataaaactgttGTTTCTTAGagattatttactaaatttagaaattattttttgttaacacACATGTCAGAGAGTATTAAATTAGACATCGCTTTTGAGCCAGTTAAACGAttcaaataaatgataaattaaaatggagaaatgtgtgaataaaataaacaaatttatttaaaatattttaaattgacttttaagaaactattaaaaaataaaacaatttgaattttatcgaGATTTTAGTCTGATgtagtattaaaaatactgaTGAAAATAGATGATAtccaatattttcagaaatggaaattactttaaattatacgataatacgtaattaaaatCGACTGTTCCAGTTTTCAAAcattctgttataaaatattggttatttgaaaataaattttttctgtaatttatgtatatattattgattcttttgcatatattttgcatgcgcgaaatatatttttcgcatatattctcttcattaacaaaaaaaaaaaaaaatatcaaatgtaaaaaattaaaaaaaagtcttggcattgtaaaataaataataaaatctttctacaaattttaagCAATCTCGAAATGCTACAAAGTTTTTAGAAAAGGCGAATCGATTTTTTCCAAGGAAATGTTGACTCCAAATTGGTCACAAGGAATCCGTATAAGGAAGTGCAAGCGGAAATTATGAGTCAttccatatatacatatatcatcttATTCAATAATCTTCTTCTATGGAACAAGCTAACAAATTTAACTAGACTCGTTCGTTAATTTGACTCGactcattaaattttctatgtaaCCCGAAATTTCATTCTCGGAAATACGGCGCTCCTCGAGACGGCCGACACGACGACGCCCGGCATCGCGTCGCGC
It encodes the following:
- the LOC126858414 gene encoding superoxide dismutase [Mn], mitochondrial encodes the protein MFAARRILVSNTIKDIFARSKHSLPELPYDYKALEPIICAEIMQLHHTKHHATYVNNLNIAEEKLKEAIAKNDVNAQIALAPAIKFNGGGHTNHSIFWCNLSPHSGNPDAILVQQIERDFGSFEEMKKHLCEATVTIQGSGWGWLGYDPKMKSLRITTCANQDPLQATTGLIPLFGIDVWEHAYYLQYKNARPDYVKAIFDIVNWKDVNARFKTAAGC